The sequence AGTAGTTGCGCTAGTAATAACTCTCCAACCTCTGCTCAACAATGTGATATAAAACTACTTAGAAAAACATAAGGGCACATCTTATGCTCATTCATGCAGACACTAAAGACAAATGTTGAATGTGGTTGACTAGAAAATAATATTCCTCAGATGACAAAGTATCAATTAATTCATTGACTCATATACTTCCACATTAAAAAAACGTTAATGCATCTTATACTCACCTCTAACATTTAACTGCACAGGTGGGAAATTCAGCTAGTGATTTGCTTACCTCTTTGTCATTTTTCTCCTTGTTTTCCTCTGATTTCTTCTGATaacaatttcattaaaatacAACTAAAGAATgtgtaaaaaaatgtgtatgctttTAAGAAGCTGAGTCCTAGAGTCAGGTTCAGGTACTTGGGTGGTGGCGATTACCGTGGATAAGACAAGTCCTCTTCTTCCAAGTTCCACATTGGTGCTTAAGGTTGGTGTGGTTTTTTTGGTTGCTACTCTTCCTTGTGTTCTGGGAACTGCTTGCAAATTAGAAGCATACTAGTTTACTGTAACAGTTAGTGCCATCAATATGCGTTGCCCTATTGAACtcaactgatatttttcatcTGTCTCTTGTTTAGCAACAACCAAGAGTTATCCCGAATGGATAATGAGATGAGGCAGAACAAGACACATGGACTATATAACTGCTTAGGACTACATTATGCAAACGCATTTCTTTCTTCACTAGAAAAagttctcattttatttttgagcTAAGTTAGCTctgaataatttgtaaaaaaatggtttttgatAGCTCATTAGTATAGATTGGTTCATGTATCATCCTGTCGTGGGATAATATATAAAACGTTTTTCAATACaggaaagaagaaataaatttgaatttaattttgatataataatgtcattacaattaattagaaagatcttatatataattttttgaaataattattataaatgtcaataatttttaattatttgataatatgtaattgaataatagtataaaaaaaacttgttgacTAAACTCACACCGTTATTTAGGATCGAATCGTcgtaaaaatttgaaatttatctACAATTGAATTTCTTATGAAACTTCAGTGTTGaacgaataataataataataataataataataataataataataataataataagttaagaatattataaataaacagCAGACAGGCTCATTATCCCATTTTGGAAAACTAACCATGATCCATCATAGctttttctattatattttcttatttttttaacacactaatttttataaaggttttttttctaattttttaatggacccacaaaattaaaatgtcaaGCCACAAAAAAACTATATTGAAGATTAttgatgtttgtttttttatagatttttttaagggaccattttacttaatttttttcattttaaagttaaaattaaaaataatactttaaaaactaattacatTTATTAGCAAAGTTTGACATAATTAGTCGATaactgaatttttaaatatattgattaGGACTTAATTGTTGGTTGtatgtataacttttttttttatcaagacgAATCACGATCAACCAATTTGAAGGGTGATTCCTTGAGTAATTAGTTTATTCGATTTTGTAAATAGGGACTGTATCCTAATTTGGATTAGGGTTTGTAGCTAAAACATGATACTCCCAACTATCATCGCGTAGCCCAGCCCAATAGTAAATGCACATGTATATTCTTGTAGCTAAAAGCCCAAAATCTTGGTATTAGACAAGATTATTACAAAAGGTTAAGAGATTATGTATGTATTTGGATATTTGGATTTGTATCGGTAGAATTTGATTTCGATCAatgtaattttgtaaaattgatgatttttgtttaaagggtattgaaattttaaaaaaaaatgttattcgaatattttgtatcaaaattgactttaaatatgtaattaccaaaatatattttaatgtctctgtataattttttattattacactTTCGATATATACTGTAACAGAATTAAGAGTATATAGATTACTAGTAATTTGTTCACTTcatgttaattattaaatttaaaaatatacagtattttatcttttgaaatagaaatcataactcaaaaagttattaaaattggggaaaaaaatatattggaaTATATTAGAAAGAAATTGTTACCGACTTACCGTAGTTGTCTTGTAGTGAAAAAATTTCTAGCACCTACATAGAAAACTAACTTTCAAtgctgataaaaaagaaaactaactttcaaatcaaattacatTTATATTTGGAACACAATTTGGTGGGCAGCTAGTCCACCATATACCAAAAAACGGTAACCAAATACAAGAATATGCAAGCAGCAATGCCTCCAAAAATAGTCCCGAGGAACTGAGGCATCCCTGTATCAAATAGCTTAATATGAATGTTCGTGGCAAATACACCAGTCACACAAATTAAGGCATTCAAAAGCACACTTGCTGTGCCCAGCTTCACTCCCATTTGCAGGAGACGGTTTTGTTTCTCAATCCAGGGCAATGTTTATGTAGTCCTCCCACTCCTCTGTGTCATCCACGTACTCTCTCAGCTTCAACAGGACAACCAAACACCAAACAAAGTATTAGCAATAAGACTACCAGTGGTTATACCCCAAGTTGCAAATAAAGAATCCATGCTGGTTATGCCAGGCGACACATTGAAAgattctatattttaaaatccacattttatcaattatagaaaatatatttgtgcAGGGTCAAATTACATATTTACCCGATAGATCTTGGAATTATTCTCCTGCCACAGTTGGATTTATCAATTGATAGACACAGTGAATACTCTCAATTAGAGAAGGCAATGATCTACACAACCTTTAATTCTTTATAGTTTATATccgttataataaattatatctaaCAGAGAAgtaaagtaaaacaaaatatatatttattgtttctaAAACTTGAGCATGTCTGGCCTACCTACACTGAGGAATCAACAGACTGAAATTTGCTGTGAGTCAGACCATAACATGACAGTTGCCAAAAGTGCTATCGTGGCAGTTTCAACCCGAAGACGATGAGGTCCAAGACTAACAGCTGTAGCACCTGCTTCCATCATCATACTCACTTCTTTCTCGGTGAAATCTGGAGAACCCATGGCAACATAAACTAGCGTTAGTTTGACTTTAAGCAGAAAATAGATATGTTGTTTTGCAATCACATGAGGTAACACGTTTTCATTTTACCCTGATAAAGAAAGGGAGAATTAAACTCAGCCAACCTCAACTTATTATCTTATCAATTGACATGCCCAATCATGTCCAGACATTTGCTGAAACGAAATGGTGAAACTGAACTTCAATAAACATATACTAACCTCCTTCTGGTCCAATTATGATTAAGCCACTAGTTTCCTTTTCCAAGGATGCCAATGCACTAAGAACAGGAGTTGCCTTCGCAGTTGCAACAAGAGATAGCTTTGATTGCGCAATCTAAGGGACAGAAAATAGACCAAAGTTATCAgcataataagtttattaatgtCATTATGTAGCCATGTATATCAATTAAATTGCTAACAACACTGGGAATGGGATCAAATCCCTTGTTTAACTCTGAAGAATTTCCAGGAAAGTAAGCATATACAACAGTATGGACATCAAGACTTACAAAATATCACTGATTAATAAGATGGGGGTTATCACAATGTCCTGgttaatatttttctcaaataactGAAATTCATGCCCAAAATTCTGGTTAGGCAGTAAGAAATGGAGAACTCACAAGGTGCAAAAGGTCATCAATCTCTATAGGATGTTTCAAGACCATTTCATGCAGTCGTTGACCTGCAAAAAAACCCAACAACGTAATGTTCACTGACCAAAAGCAAAATAGATTGCCATTTAGACCCAACTTTAAAATTTACTTCAGTCTGAATAGCCCAAAGAAAATTCTGATGGgagtaaaataaatgtttaacccCAAATGcaagtaaaaatatagttaCTTTGTTTGGATGCTGCTAAAATGACACGTTTCAATCTGTCCACCCGATTTTCTGAGATTGACGGAGAACGTTCAGTCAATAGAGGAGTAACACTATTGGCTCCAAATTCCTATTGTATTTAAacatgaataagaaaaaaaaaaacataacaaatagAAACTGTAAGTCTAACCAGATaaaatctcaatatattattgaaaCGTACTGTGCATTTCTCTACAAGCCAGTCAGCACGGCCACCCTTCAGAGTACCTAGACAGGTATGGTTCTCAATGAGTGAAAAAATTGGAAGGAAGAAAATCAAGTGTTCAAAATTCGCAACAGTTAATAAGTAGTTGCAGTTTGACAGAAAACTACACGAACTTACCAAAACCAGCAAATACATGCAATTGTGTATTTTGTGGAGGGATTGATATCAAATCATTCAATGCAACAAAATCAAGTCCAGTTCGATCAATGCTCTGTATGCATCCTTCTACCAGACTTCCTTTCCCATTGAAGAGCTGTACCCTTGAACAGCATGATTAGGATAATCAACAAAATCTTCAAAACTATAAAAGATTATTCAATTTGGAAAAAGAAATATCAAAACTCAAGGACAAGATAAATTGCCACAAATCACGAGCAAGGATCAACAAGAATTACCTATCATTGGTGGTCAACCTCAAAACTTTTGTCATATGCCAGAATTCATCACCTTGCACGCGTATAACACTACCCTGCATTATCCCaggtaaaaattaacaaactaacaaaaacTATCTTAACCAAACCAAATAAAAAGGCACGCATAGTAACcgcaatgaaaattaaataaatgtcaGCAAGCCGTTAAAATGAACATTACAAGACAAGAATTAAGAACTTTCCTTAAACCCTCCATGAAGCTAAGTGCTGTCTAAAATTTACACCCAACACAACAAGGATAATGACAAACGAGGCGTTGTTAACTAAAACTGGTTCCAAATTGAAACTACATCGAACGAATTCATATGGAATTGCAGAGTAATATGCTTACGAAAGAGTTGTGAAAGAAGCagagagaaagaggaagaaagTGCCTTGGAAGGAGGAAGAGTTTCGGAGTAGAAGCGGGGAAGGCCACCACGTGACTGGTCTCCATAAtcggaggaggaggaagagaatGCCATTGCACGCACCGTCAGGTTTCGGAGCCATGAGCGACTCACGAAGCGAGGGATTACGCCTCCTAGGGTTTGCAACATTTCACTTCGCACCCAATTCGATTTCAATTTTGTTATCGTTCTTGTCTTCGTCGGAAACGGTTGCGTTGCAATTTCAGGGAGAGAAAGAAAGGTCTTTTGTTTATGGCGGGAAAAACCCACCATGGCCCATTGGTTAGGCCCGTGTAAAAATCTAGTCCACAGTTCCTGTTAAAAACTTTTGGGCTTTCTTTGCACACAAAATTACAAGAACTTTTTTGTGTcgccattttttttccttttaattataCGTTTTAATTTCAAGGGAGTATGCAAATTCTCTAAGAGGGAAATAGAGATGAGACTGTGTAGTTTGTATTATGTAAAAGCAACAATGTAACTTCATAAAGCTATTTAGTATGAATATTACATGAAGAAttcctagatttttttttatctaaagggagtacaatcaaagagaaacatgcagaTTTATAGTAATTTATATTTACTACAAGAATCTTCGTTATTATAAGATCAAATAACTTACTTTATCGTCTATTGGTGTACAATATAAACAGATCCTAGAACGATGGTAAATTTGTACCTTTCATTCTAAAATACATTCTTTACATTAGAGAattcaatttattaataaaaaagaattcaattccatcttattttattctcctctcatttaaactattttatacCTTTATTGCATTTAGGtggaaattgattaatttaattattctgaTCTTATATCCTAATTCGCCTTAAGCCTAATGTAAAGGCTTTTAAAAAGCCTGATAAAAAAAGGCTTTTAAGAATAAATCAATTAAGCAAACCAGGTGATGTCTAGCTTATAGaataacttttattattattattattattattattattattattattaattataaataatatggtatgatttaacaaaaaaaattcaacttatTATATCttgacaaatataaaaaatattataaaccaTAAATATCAGTATTAAAAGGTTAGATACTTAACTAGTTAACTTATTCATATGTAATTCTCTATGgatttaatgaaaataagtaactccatttttttgttgttgaaatgaAGTATTCTCTAactcaagaataaaaaaacaatttttttaatgtatttagaTTCATTTAAAGGACTTATTTCTCCTAAAAGATGTTATTTCATAGTTTATATATAATACCAATCCAAATTACATACTTGAAGGATACTTGTTAACCATATCATTAAGTATCCACATCATCATACACTGTGCTTGTGCAAATTCTACAACTACGAAGTGATACCAAGTTTTGTTTGGCAAAATCATGCCTGTGCAAGCTCCATATTATTCTGATTTCCTGCTATAGCTCTCTTTTTTGGGTTAGTTTActgttttattgtttctttgtgTTGATCGTTGAAATCTTCATATAGTGTTTTGCCCTCTGTTTTGGCTGTGTGTTGTTTAAGAAGTGACAACCATCGTTGGATTAGACAAATTACGAGGAAAGTTGGTTTCGATCTTAATTCAAGTATTACTGTACCTTTGTGCCCGTATGTTCAATTTTCTAGACATTGACTTCCCCTTGAAggtaaacattaaaattatgaCGATACATAGCGCAAGTAATCCTAGGTTTCCAAGTCAAACCTAGTAGTAATCGGAATCAATTTCTTTTTCCAAATTGAGCAGCAAATACCGTACGGCAAAGAGTCACCTAGGCGTCATGAAAATATAGACATATAAACAGAGAAACTTCTATGGTTAGGTTGTGAATCTAGATTTCCAAGCCGACTAATCCACTcgaaataaaaatttctttaatttaatcgTAGTGATTCAGAGTCAGCGAAAAGACACATGACCATCAATAGCATGTCAAAATCATGCTTGTAGGCCAAGTTACTTACCTTGTTGGTCAACAATACACTAACTAGCCCATAATGCACTCCATGagtatatatgttaaaaaaataaaatccaagctttaaatatatatatataaaagttaataattatgTACTGACGTAAAACTATTAGGCTATCaatgtataatttgttttctctctatATAATCACTGATCATGATACGGACATATCATATATTCCACAACTATTTTCTATGGCACTTTCAATTGTTCATCAACCTCCCCAacctcataaaaaaatttgttgttctaataaattaaaatcctaTGTCATGCACATATAAACCTAGGTTGAAACTTCACATAGAAAAACCTAAGTTGAAATTTTAACTTGGAAACATGAACGGACAGAATGACAGATAACATTAACATTTTGCCTCTTGTTTTTGAGTAATCATGCGTTGTACATGGGCTTGCAGCCGCAATGTCCACTGCTAGTTGTTGGTTGAAACATGAGCATGTTTGATATGATTAAAGTCATTCGTGTCCATTCTGCACCCCCAAAAAAAAGTCATTCAGGTTAGACCATTCTCAAACTCAGTGGCTTGGTCGATTCTGATGCATTAGGCAGTTTTGTAAGCCGTAAAATTTCTAGCATAGTGCCATCCGAGAGTACAGTTGTTTTTTTAACCTGTTTGGCTTAGTTTTTATAAGATTTGtaagagaaaaagataaaatgagtTTTATGGCTCACATCCCTCAACGACAACGTTAAccaaaatcatataattttttaaaaagatgataAGATATCTATAAATTAGTTAATGAagagtatattttaatttatcaaaaaattcatattatttttatttcctaaaaatGCCTCTAGAGAACCTTAGTCAAAAGGtcctttataattttggttGGAGTTGAGGAATATGAGGCgtgaaataattgtttttttctttctgttttagGCGGGGAGGGGGATACCATTACCACTTAGTAGCATACGTTTTTGTTAAGACGAGACTTTTCAAattgtaatgtttttttaattatcaaattatctTAGCTTGTTACGTCTTGTACCAAGTTGAGtacattaataatattcttttttttccctaaaaaaatgtGAGATTGAATATATTGGATTGAAAATGGACTCGCTCCTTACATCATACATTCATGTAATCTTGAATATAGACTGTTAATTAGGATACATATGGATGGTTCTCATTTTACATGTGTATTTTAAATtggatttacaaaataaaatattagtagtATAATCTtcgttttacaaaatataacgTACGGTCTGAATGCGAAATACCTGACAACAGGAATCTAGGAGGACAGCACTTGATGACCTAAGGCTATAAAGCATATAGTGTGATCACAATGACTGATTATGAATATAGTTTACTTGTATAACATTTTTGCAAAGTACTAGCTAGTTACCAAGGGAATGGAGAAAAAGGTGGAGCTTTTATATTGGAGAGTAATTTCTTCAGAAGGAAAAGTCGTGGACGCTTCTCTTATATTAGGAgaagttgaaaataaaaaattattttccactGGATCctcatgataaaataattaacggaagcttaatagaaaataatattctgAAAATCTTGTTTCTACATAAAGTTAATTGATATTAGATTAATCTCAACGTATGATTTCTTGTCTAGATGAAGTTTCCAACACCCAAAACCCACGAAAGAATTTTTGATTGGTAGGTTTTGAACCAAAAAGAAAGTATGTCATCTTGTTCATATTGGTAACGAACAAGCAAAACCAGGAGGGAAATTCGTGGAAGGTGGAATTGACGAAACCATATATGATCATGACGATAATTTCGTTTGGTCTTAAATCACAATTCATTGCTTTTCTcaatttattctaattattttgtttCGATGATACTCCAAAAAACATTGTAATTTATCAcaagaaacaaataaacaataacAGATTATGGCTCTTAAATAACCCAATCTGGGTAGCTAAGACATAATTCTGaatatttatagtaaaaataactgaaaaaaCCATTGATAACACAAGGGATACCACATAGCTCAAATGTAAATCAGCATGAAACGGTTCGAGCTTGCAAGAAAAAAGGTGTTGCATTAGTAATAGCACATGTACTTACAtttgaaatcaatttatatGCTAGCTCTAGCTTGGTGTAAAGGGTTTGTCTAAACCCTTAAACCATaatccaatttttaaaaaatatttttgcagtGCTAACAAAGCAATACAGTGAACCAACTAAACCAAACTCAcggtttagttttatttaatcgGATTGGCTAATTAGTATATTTACTACTCGCGGGGTGAATTTATAAGAGTTTCTTTATCCATGTTCCAAAAGCTGAACATTTTAGATGCAAAATAGCAAAAATAATGAGCGTGGCCGGGGGAGCTAGATGAGTGTGACCGATACAGTTTTTGGACAAAGTCACGTTTATATTtaggataaaattaataatagtttGATATTTTGAGTCCATCCTGCACGAGGAACTTCATAAAATCTTATTAGAATAATCACGACGTAGTCATCTAGGAAAAAATGTTGAACTAGTGCAAGAATATTTAGGTGGCAGTGGTATCATATCTTTTGTCCCAAACAAGTTTCATTGTATTTGAATAgtaataaagcaaaaaattacaCATATCTATTCCAATCTTCAACATcgattataaacaaaaaaaacgcCAAAGCTATAATCGTGAaggatatatataattttaagctTTTTCTCTTTTGTCCATCCCTCCCCGCACATGTTATTATTCATTTTGGAAACCAAAGTGACTTTCGGTCCATTGTGGTGGTTATTTGCCAAACAAGTTGAAGACTTTACAGCTGATGCTTATCTTTATCATGCAAGGTTCCATTGTATTTTAATATGACCAATCAAATTGTGAACATGCTACCGTGCCCACCACCACcccaaaaaaaaagcatatttttTGTCTAAACTCGGTATCAAAATtatggataaataaaaataaaggtaatATCCGAATTTATATCTACCAAAATCGGTGTACATTTACGTTGCTTtacaatattaaacaaaaaggaATACATCTTTTAATACAGATTATTAAAACTCCTATCGGCAACagcaagaaatgaaaaataagtgaCTGAACTATCTCTTAGAATTTCTTAAGTGGCATATGTATGAAAACTATTGCTTAGACATAAATTACAAATGTAAACGAGTGAGGCATATAGCCTGAATTTGATATGAGAACCAGCTATATATGAATATCTC comes from Glycine soja cultivar W05 chromosome 20, ASM419377v2, whole genome shotgun sequence and encodes:
- the LOC114402609 gene encoding uncharacterized protein LOC114402609 encodes the protein MLQTLGGVIPRFVSRSWLRNLTVRAMAFSSSSSDYGDQSRGGLPRFYSETLPPSKGSVIRVQGDEFWHMTKVLRLTTNDRVQLFNGKGSLVEGCIQSIDRTGLDFVALNDLISIPPQNTQLHVFAGFGTLKGGRADWLVEKCTEFGANSVTPLLTERSPSISENRVDRLKRVILAASKQSQRLHEMVLKHPIEIDDLLHLIAQSKLSLVATAKATPVLSALASLEKETSGLIIIGPEGDFTEKEVSMMMEAGATAVSLGPHRLRVETATIALLATVMLWSDSQQISVC